The following proteins come from a genomic window of Chryseobacterium glaciei:
- a CDS encoding efflux RND transporter permease subunit — protein MNKFIKNIIAFSLKNKAFTFIWVAILAIAGFISFKNMPIEAFPDVTNTQIVIITQWNGRSAEEVERFVTTPIELAMSPVQKKTSVRSTTMFGLSIVKILFDDGVDDMFARNQVNNQLRNVSLPDEVDPEVQPPYGPTGEIFRYTLESKTKDSRELLTLQNWVIDRALRGVPGVADINVFGGQDKVFELSIDPRALDKYNLTPSQVYDAVTRSNLNVGGDVIEKNGQAYVVRGIGLVKSVADIGNITIQNDSGNPVLVKNVAEVHESSMPRVGQAGLNNQEDTVEGIVVMRKGENPREVLVGVKAKIKELNEKILPKDVKMVTFYDRDNLMDFTTETVMHNLLEGIVLVTVIVLIFMADWRTTLIVSIIIPLSLLFAFLCLKLAGMSANLLSLGAVDFGIIIDGAVVMVEGIFVMLDHKAKKYGPEKFNKMAKAGWIKQTGTGLGKAIFFSKLIIITSLIPIFSFQKVEGKMFSPLAFTLGFALIGALIFTLTLVPVLSHILLNKNVREKNNPFVNFWDRIVLKGFSFTFKHKKMSLIVAISFLAVTLFSGKFLGTEFLPQLNEGSLWITAEMPMSSSLKESLKTADLLKKDIMSFPEVTDVLAQTGRSNDGTDPNGFGFVQFAVNLKPKEEWKRNISYEELIEGIDKKLRNYQGITFNYSQPISDNVAEAVAGFKAENGIKIYGDNLQTLDRLADEVLKQIKDVDGVKDPGIIKNIGQPEVSVVLDRDKMAAYGVMPADAQAVLEMAFGGKTASEMFDGERKFPIRLRYSQEYRKDENDIAALMVPTQDGAKIPLKEISNIVKDNGAAFIYRDDIKRYIGVKFSIRDRDLGSTIADAQKKVANIELPDGYSVGWTGQFENQQRASHRLAQVVPVSIVMIFFLLFILFGNMKDSLLVLANVPFALIGGIIALHVTRMNFGISAGVGMIALLGICIQNGVILITEFHQNVKNGLNLDTAIFSGVKSRTRPVIMTALMASIGLLPAALSTGIGSESQKPLAIVIIGGLITATVLTLLIFPIIFWIFNRTKKSEQI, from the coding sequence ATGAATAAATTCATAAAAAATATAATTGCTTTTTCATTAAAAAATAAAGCATTTACCTTTATTTGGGTTGCTATTTTGGCGATTGCGGGATTTATAAGTTTCAAAAATATGCCGATTGAAGCTTTCCCAGACGTTACCAATACCCAAATTGTAATCATCACCCAATGGAATGGCCGAAGTGCAGAAGAGGTAGAACGCTTCGTCACGACGCCTATCGAGTTGGCGATGAGCCCGGTTCAGAAGAAGACAAGTGTGAGAAGTACCACAATGTTTGGACTTTCCATTGTAAAGATTCTGTTTGATGATGGGGTGGATGACATGTTTGCCAGAAATCAGGTCAATAACCAATTAAGAAATGTCAGCCTTCCTGATGAGGTAGACCCAGAAGTTCAGCCACCCTACGGGCCAACCGGAGAGATTTTCCGATATACATTGGAGAGTAAAACGAAAGATTCCCGAGAATTATTAACCTTACAAAACTGGGTGATCGACCGTGCATTGAGAGGCGTTCCTGGAGTTGCGGATATCAATGTTTTTGGAGGTCAGGATAAAGTTTTTGAATTAAGTATTGATCCGAGAGCGTTGGATAAATACAATCTGACACCGTCTCAGGTTTATGATGCAGTTACCCGAAGCAATTTAAATGTCGGAGGTGATGTTATCGAGAAAAACGGACAAGCCTATGTTGTCAGAGGAATCGGATTGGTGAAATCTGTTGCCGATATTGGAAATATTACCATCCAAAATGATAGCGGAAACCCTGTTTTGGTTAAAAATGTTGCTGAAGTTCATGAAAGTTCAATGCCTAGAGTAGGGCAGGCAGGATTAAATAACCAAGAAGATACCGTTGAAGGAATTGTCGTGATGAGAAAAGGCGAAAATCCGCGTGAAGTTTTGGTTGGGGTTAAAGCTAAAATTAAAGAATTAAATGAAAAGATTCTTCCAAAAGATGTCAAAATGGTCACTTTCTACGACCGTGATAACTTGATGGATTTTACCACTGAAACGGTAATGCACAACTTATTGGAAGGGATTGTGTTGGTAACAGTAATTGTTTTAATTTTCATGGCGGATTGGAGAACTACTTTAATTGTTTCTATTATCATCCCATTATCGTTATTGTTTGCATTTTTATGTTTAAAACTGGCGGGAATGAGTGCCAATTTACTTTCTTTAGGAGCCGTTGACTTTGGAATCATCATTGACGGAGCCGTCGTCATGGTAGAAGGAATCTTTGTAATGCTCGATCATAAAGCAAAAAAATACGGTCCTGAAAAGTTCAATAAAATGGCAAAAGCAGGCTGGATCAAGCAAACCGGAACAGGCTTAGGAAAGGCTATTTTCTTTTCAAAATTAATTATCATTACCTCATTAATTCCAATTTTCTCATTTCAGAAAGTGGAAGGTAAAATGTTCTCACCATTGGCCTTTACATTAGGTTTTGCATTAATTGGAGCTTTGATTTTTACCCTGACTTTAGTTCCTGTACTTTCACATATTCTATTAAATAAAAATGTTAGAGAAAAGAATAATCCTTTTGTTAATTTCTGGGACAGAATTGTTTTAAAAGGTTTCAGTTTTACATTTAAACATAAAAAAATGAGTTTAATTGTTGCCATTTCATTTTTGGCGGTGACTTTATTCTCAGGAAAATTTTTAGGAACAGAATTTTTACCTCAGTTAAATGAAGGTTCATTGTGGATCACTGCAGAAATGCCGATGAGTTCATCATTAAAAGAATCTTTGAAAACAGCCGATCTTTTAAAGAAAGACATTATGAGCTTCCCGGAAGTGACGGATGTTCTGGCGCAGACGGGTAGAAGTAACGACGGAACAGACCCTAATGGATTTGGTTTTGTACAATTTGCTGTCAACCTGAAACCCAAAGAAGAATGGAAACGAAACATCAGTTATGAAGAATTAATTGAAGGAATCGACAAAAAATTGAGAAATTATCAGGGAATCACTTTTAATTATTCTCAACCCATTTCTGATAACGTTGCAGAAGCAGTTGCCGGTTTTAAAGCCGAAAATGGAATTAAAATTTACGGAGATAATTTACAGACATTGGATCGATTAGCCGATGAGGTTCTAAAGCAAATTAAAGATGTTGACGGCGTAAAAGATCCCGGAATTATTAAAAATATCGGTCAGCCCGAAGTAAGTGTTGTACTTGATAGAGATAAAATGGCCGCTTACGGAGTAATGCCCGCCGACGCACAAGCGGTTTTGGAAATGGCTTTTGGTGGAAAAACAGCATCAGAAATGTTTGATGGAGAGAGAAAATTCCCGATAAGACTTCGTTATTCTCAGGAATACAGAAAAGATGAAAATGACATCGCTGCTTTGATGGTTCCTACACAGGACGGCGCAAAAATTCCATTAAAAGAGATCAGTAATATTGTTAAAGATAATGGAGCTGCATTTATTTATAGAGATGATATCAAACGTTACATCGGAGTGAAATTCTCAATTCGTGACCGAGATTTGGGAAGTACGATTGCCGATGCTCAGAAAAAAGTAGCCAATATTGAACTTCCGGACGGATATTCTGTAGGTTGGACTGGCCAGTTTGAAAATCAGCAAAGAGCTTCACACAGATTGGCGCAGGTAGTTCCCGTAAGTATTGTGATGATTTTCTTCCTTTTATTTATCCTTTTTGGAAACATGAAAGATTCTCTTTTGGTATTGGCCAACGTACCTTTTGCATTGATCGGAGGAATTATCGCGCTTCACGTTACAAGAATGAATTTCGGAATTTCAGCCGGAGTTGGAATGATCGCTCTTTTGGGAATCTGTATTCAAAACGGGGTTATTTTGATCACGGAATTCCATCAGAACGTCAAGAACGGATTAAATTTAGATACAGCCATATTTAGTGGAGTAAAATCCAGAACAAGACCTGTAATTATGACTGCGTTAATGGCATCGATCGGACTTTTACCTGCTGCCTTATCTACAGGAATCGGTTCAGAATCTCAAAAACCTTTAGCCATCGTAATTATTGGTGGATTGATAACCGCAACAGTACTTACATTATTGATATTCCCGATTATTTTCTGGATTTTCAACAGAACGAAAAAATCGGAACAGATTTAA
- a CDS encoding DUF4394 domain-containing protein, whose translation MKKLLHLCLALFTVTTIFSCDDSDDEMMMAEENVKGPDVMVYGLTGTNELVAFNSNNPKMFTSKTAVAGIVAGEKLLSIDFRPATGELYALSNASKLYIINTSNASARVVSSTAFSPAISGPIASIDFNPTVDRIRLVSSTGQNLRLHPETGALAASDTNISGSGSPSITGVAYTNSKAGASSTVLYDIDVTSGKLFKQDPPNNGTLVEVGSLGTTFTGQAAFDIKYDNSVALLALNNNLHLLDLNNGKTTNIGVLQQPIIDLAIPTEAVAYAIDNTNNLQIFNPNSPMPVSKAVAGLQSGENILGIDFRPLNGQLYALGSTSRIYTINLGTGAATAVGSSPFATLLAGTDFGFDFNPLVDKIRVVSNTGQNLRLDPVTGGITAVDTAINPVGAMIGAAAYTNNFAGATATTLFVIDHNTDKLYQQNPPNNGTLVETGALGINITSANGFDIGSMSQKAYLMASVGSSTKIYSVNTTTGAATSVSDYPNAVKAFAVGLGF comes from the coding sequence ATGAAAAAACTACTACACCTTTGTCTGGCTCTATTTACTGTCACGACAATATTTTCATGCGATGATTCCGATGATGAGATGATGATGGCCGAAGAAAATGTAAAAGGACCGGATGTCATGGTTTACGGATTAACAGGTACAAATGAGCTTGTCGCTTTTAATTCTAACAATCCTAAAATGTTCACTTCCAAAACAGCTGTGGCGGGAATTGTTGCCGGAGAGAAATTATTAAGTATAGATTTCAGACCTGCAACAGGCGAATTATATGCATTATCAAATGCTAGCAAATTATACATTATTAATACTTCTAACGCATCAGCAAGAGTGGTGAGTTCAACAGCATTTAGTCCAGCAATTTCAGGGCCTATTGCTTCGATTGATTTTAACCCGACGGTTGACCGTATCCGTTTGGTGAGCAGTACAGGCCAAAACCTGCGCCTGCATCCGGAAACAGGAGCACTTGCAGCTTCAGATACCAATATTAGCGGATCTGGTTCTCCATCAATTACGGGAGTTGCTTATACCAACAGTAAAGCCGGTGCTTCTTCTACCGTTTTATATGATATTGATGTTACTTCAGGGAAATTATTTAAACAAGATCCTCCCAACAACGGAACATTGGTAGAAGTGGGAAGTTTGGGAACTACATTTACTGGACAGGCTGCTTTCGATATTAAATATGATAACAGCGTTGCTTTATTAGCCTTAAATAACAATCTTCATTTATTAGATCTAAACAACGGTAAAACGACCAATATTGGCGTATTGCAACAACCTATTATTGATCTTGCGATCCCGACGGAAGCAGTAGCTTATGCTATCGACAATACTAATAATCTTCAAATATTTAATCCTAACAGTCCGATGCCGGTTTCAAAAGCGGTTGCAGGATTACAAAGTGGAGAAAATATTTTAGGAATTGATTTCCGTCCTCTGAACGGACAATTGTATGCATTAGGAAGTACAAGCAGAATTTACACTATTAATTTAGGAACAGGCGCTGCAACAGCAGTCGGAAGCTCTCCTTTTGCCACTTTACTTGCAGGAACTGATTTTGGATTTGATTTTAATCCATTAGTAGATAAAATACGAGTAGTAAGCAACACTGGGCAAAATCTTCGTTTAGATCCGGTTACCGGAGGAATTACAGCAGTAGATACGGCAATTAATCCTGTCGGAGCAATGATAGGTGCAGCTGCTTACACTAATAATTTTGCAGGAGCAACCGCTACTACCCTATTTGTTATTGATCATAATACTGATAAATTATATCAACAAAACCCGCCAAACAACGGAACTTTAGTTGAAACCGGAGCTTTAGGAATCAATATTACGAGTGCAAATGGTTTTGATATCGGAAGTATGAGTCAGAAAGCTTATTTAATGGCTTCAGTAGGTTCATCAACAAAAATTTATTCGGTGAATACAACAACAGGAGCTGCAACTTCAGTTTCTGATTACCCAAATGCTGTAAAAGCTTTTGCAGTTGGGCTAGGATTTTAA
- the tuf gene encoding elongation factor Tu has protein sequence MAKETFNRNKPHLNIGTIGHVDHGKTTLTAAISAVLASKGLAEKKDFSAIDSAPEEKERGITINTAHIEYETENRHYAHVDCPGHADYVKNMVTGAAQMDGAIVVCAATDGPMPQTREHILLCRQVNVPRIVVFMNKVDMVDDPELLELVEMELRDLLSTYDFDGDNSPVIQGSALGALTAATATPVNSEDKWFKSVEELMDAVDTWIEQPPRDTDKPFLMPIEDVFSITGRGTVATGRIEAGIINTGDPVDIIGMGEEKLTSTITGVEMFRKILDRGEAGDNVGLLLRGIEKTDIKRGMVIAKKDSVKPHKKLKASVYILSKEEGGRHTPFHNKYRPQFYVRTTDVTGEIFLPEGVEMVMPGDNLEITVELLQPIALNVGLRFAIREGGRTVGSGQVTEILD, from the coding sequence ATGGCAAAGGAAACGTTTAATCGTAACAAACCACACTTGAACATTGGTACTATTGGTCACGTTGACCATGGTAAAACTACACTTACTGCAGCAATTTCTGCTGTATTAGCGAGCAAAGGTCTTGCTGAGAAAAAAGATTTCTCTGCTATTGACTCTGCTCCAGAAGAAAAAGAAAGAGGTATTACTATCAATACGGCTCACATCGAGTACGAAACTGAAAATAGACATTACGCTCACGTTGACTGTCCAGGTCACGCGGATTACGTAAAGAACATGGTAACTGGTGCTGCTCAGATGGACGGTGCAATCGTAGTATGTGCTGCAACTGACGGACCAATGCCTCAAACTAGAGAGCACATCTTGCTTTGTCGTCAGGTAAATGTACCTAGAATTGTTGTTTTCATGAACAAAGTTGACATGGTGGATGATCCAGAATTGTTAGAGCTTGTTGAAATGGAACTTAGAGACTTATTGTCTACTTACGATTTCGACGGAGATAACTCTCCAGTAATTCAAGGTTCTGCACTAGGAGCACTTACTGCAGCTACTGCAACTCCTGTTAATTCAGAAGATAAGTGGTTCAAAAGTGTTGAAGAATTAATGGATGCTGTTGATACTTGGATCGAGCAACCACCAAGAGATACTGATAAGCCATTCTTGATGCCAATTGAAGACGTATTCTCTATTACAGGTAGAGGTACTGTTGCAACTGGTAGAATCGAAGCTGGTATTATCAACACAGGTGATCCTGTTGATATCATCGGTATGGGTGAAGAAAAATTAACTTCTACTATTACAGGAGTTGAGATGTTCAGAAAAATCCTAGACAGAGGTGAAGCTGGTGATAACGTAGGTCTATTGTTGAGAGGTATTGAAAAGACTGACATCAAGAGAGGTATGGTAATCGCTAAGAAAGATTCTGTTAAGCCACACAAAAAATTGAAGGCTTCAGTTTATATCCTTTCTAAAGAAGAAGGTGGACGTCACACTCCATTCCACAACAAATACCGTCCTCAGTTCTATGTAAGAACTACTGACGTTACAGGAGAGATCTTCTTACCAGAAGGTGTTGAAATGGTAATGCCTGGAGATAACTTAGAAATCACTGTAGAATTGTTACAACCAATCGCTCTTAACGTAGGTCTTAGATTTGCGATCAGAGAAGGAGGTAGAACAGTTGGTTCAGGTCAGGTTACTGAAATCTTAGACTAA
- the secE gene encoding preprotein translocase subunit SecE yields the protein MSSFIDFLKGSYIEFRHKVEWPKWSDLQSSTIVVTIATVILALFTFGVDELFSKSISNIIGMLINVFN from the coding sequence ATGAGTTCATTTATCGATTTTTTAAAAGGTTCTTATATCGAATTCAGACATAAAGTTGAATGGCCAAAATGGTCTGACTTGCAGTCGTCTACTATTGTCGTAACTATTGCAACAGTAATCTTGGCATTATTTACCTTTGGGGTTGACGAATTGTTTTCTAAATCAATTAGCAACATAATTGGAATGCTAATTAACGTGTTCAACTAA
- the nusG gene encoding transcription termination/antitermination protein NusG — protein MSELKWYVLKAISGQENKVKNYIETEIKRLGFEQYVTQVVIPMEKVIQIRNGKKVPKEKPYYPGYLMVEADLMGEIPHAIKNIPGVISFLSLTKGGDPVPMRKSEVNRMLGRMDELSEFASDVEIPYIVGENVKVIDGPFNGFNGTVEKILEDKKKIEVSVLIFGRKTPMELSFMQVEKV, from the coding sequence ATGAGCGAATTGAAATGGTATGTGCTGAAAGCAATCAGCGGACAGGAAAATAAAGTGAAAAACTATATTGAGACAGAAATCAAACGTTTAGGGTTTGAGCAGTACGTTACTCAAGTGGTTATTCCTATGGAAAAGGTTATTCAAATTAGAAACGGAAAAAAAGTTCCTAAAGAGAAACCTTACTATCCTGGGTACTTGATGGTTGAAGCTGATCTAATGGGTGAAATTCCTCACGCTATTAAGAACATTCCGGGAGTTATATCTTTCTTAAGTTTAACAAAAGGAGGAGATCCTGTACCGATGAGAAAATCTGAGGTAAACAGAATGTTAGGCAGAATGGATGAGCTTTCAGAATTTGCCAGCGATGTTGAGATTCCTTATATTGTAGGTGAAAACGTTAAAGTTATTGACGGACCTTTCAACGGATTCAACGGGACAGTTGAAAAAATTCTTGAAGATAAAAAGAAAATCGAAGTTTCTGTATTGATCTTCGGTAGAAAAACTCCAATGGAGTTAAGCTTTATGCAAGTAGAAAAAGTATAA
- the rplK gene encoding 50S ribosomal protein L11, with protein sequence MAKKVFKMVKLQVKGGAANPSPPVGPALGSAGVNIMEFCKQFNGRTQDKPGQVLPVVITVYEDKSFEFVIKTPPAAIQLMDAAKIKGGSGEPNRNKVGAVSWAQVQKIAEDKMADLNCFTMDSALSMVAGTARSMGLRVTGTKPTNA encoded by the coding sequence ATGGCTAAAAAAGTCTTTAAAATGGTAAAACTTCAGGTGAAAGGTGGCGCTGCCAACCCTTCTCCACCAGTAGGTCCAGCATTGGGTTCTGCAGGTGTGAACATCATGGAGTTTTGTAAGCAGTTTAACGGAAGAACTCAAGATAAGCCAGGACAAGTTTTACCTGTAGTAATTACAGTATACGAAGACAAATCTTTTGAATTCGTAATCAAAACTCCTCCTGCAGCAATCCAGTTAATGGATGCGGCTAAGATCAAGGGTGGTTCTGGAGAACCAAACAGAAACAAAGTAGGTGCTGTATCTTGGGCTCAGGTTCAAAAAATTGCTGAAGATAAAATGGCAGATCTTAACTGCTTTACAATGGATTCAGCTCTTTCTATGGTTGCAGGTACTGCTAGATCTATGGGATTAAGAGTAACAGGAACTAAACCAACTAACGCTTAA
- the rplA gene encoding 50S ribosomal protein L1, whose translation MAKLTKKQKEALSKVEKGRIYNLEEGSALVKEVNTAKFDASVDIAVRLGVDPRKANQMVRGVVSLPHGTGKDVKVLALVTPDKEAEAREAGADYVGLDEYLQKIKDGWTDVDVIVTMPAVMGKLGPLGRVLGPRGLMPNPKSGTVTMEIGKAVTEVKAGKIDFKVDKYGIIHAGIGKVSFDADKIRENAQELISTLVKMKPTAAKGIYVKSIYLSSTMSPGIAIDTKSVN comes from the coding sequence ATGGCAAAATTAACTAAGAAGCAAAAGGAAGCTTTAAGCAAAGTAGAAAAAGGAAGAATCTATAACCTTGAAGAAGGTTCAGCTCTTGTAAAAGAAGTGAACACTGCAAAGTTTGATGCTTCTGTAGATATCGCTGTAAGATTGGGTGTAGATCCAAGAAAAGCAAACCAAATGGTAAGAGGTGTTGTATCTCTTCCTCACGGAACTGGTAAAGACGTTAAAGTATTAGCTCTTGTTACTCCGGATAAAGAAGCTGAAGCTAGAGAAGCTGGTGCTGATTATGTGGGTCTTGACGAGTACTTACAAAAAATAAAAGATGGTTGGACAGATGTTGACGTTATCGTTACTATGCCAGCTGTTATGGGTAAATTAGGACCTTTAGGTAGAGTATTAGGACCAAGAGGTTTGATGCCTAACCCTAAATCAGGTACTGTAACTATGGAAATTGGTAAAGCAGTAACTGAAGTGAAAGCTGGTAAAATTGATTTCAAAGTAGATAAGTATGGGATCATCCATGCAGGTATCGGTAAAGTATCTTTCGATGCTGACAAGATCAGAGAAAATGCTCAGGAATTAATCTCGACGTTAGTGAAAATGAAGCCAACTGCTGCTAAAGGAATCTATGTAAAAAGCATTTATTTGTCTTCTACAATGAGCCCAGGTATTGCAATTGATACTAAATCTGTTAACTAA
- the rplJ gene encoding 50S ribosomal protein L10, which yields MTKDQKVVAIQEIKDLLQDAKVVYVADLDGLNAAKSSEFRRQAFKQNIKVKVVKNTLLQKAMEQIEGVDYSEMFQTFKGNTALMVSETANGPAKLIQGFRKKEEKPALKSAYLQETFYVGDENLTALANIKSREEMIGEIIGLLQSPIQRVVSALQNKPETVEAKAEEAAAPAVEETPAEAAPEAPAAESTEETPSAE from the coding sequence ATGACAAAAGACCAAAAAGTTGTAGCAATACAAGAGATCAAAGACTTGCTTCAGGATGCAAAAGTAGTATACGTAGCAGATCTAGACGGATTGAACGCTGCTAAGTCTTCAGAATTCAGAAGACAGGCTTTCAAACAAAATATCAAAGTAAAAGTTGTAAAAAATACACTTTTGCAAAAAGCAATGGAGCAGATTGAAGGAGTAGATTACTCTGAAATGTTCCAGACTTTTAAAGGAAACACTGCATTAATGGTTTCTGAGACTGCAAACGGTCCGGCAAAATTAATCCAAGGGTTCAGAAAGAAAGAAGAGAAGCCAGCTTTAAAGTCTGCTTATCTTCAAGAAACTTTCTATGTTGGAGACGAAAACTTAACTGCACTTGCTAACATCAAGTCTAGAGAAGAAATGATCGGAGAAATCATCGGATTACTTCAATCTCCAATTCAAAGAGTTGTTTCTGCTCTTCAAAACAAACCTGAAACAGTAGAAGCTAAAGCTGAAGAAGCTGCTGCACCTGCTGTAGAAGAAACTCCTGCTGAGGCGGCTCCAGAAGCTCCTGCTGCAGAAAGCACGGAAGAAACTCCAAGTGCTGAATAA